From Erwinia pyri, a single genomic window includes:
- the infC gene encoding translation initiation factor IF-3, whose amino-acid sequence MKGGKRVQPARPNRINREIRATEVRLTGVDGEQIGIVSLNEALEKAEEAGVDLVEISPNAEPPVCRIMDYGKFLYEKSKSSKEQKKKQKVIQVKEIKFRPGTDDGDYQVKLRNLVRFLEEGDKAKITLRFRGREMAHQQIGMEVLNRVRKDLCEDMDLAIVESFPSKIEGRQMIMVLAPKKKQ is encoded by the coding sequence ATTAAAGGCGGAAAACGAGTTCAACCGGCGCGTCCTAATCGCATTAACAGAGAAATCCGCGCCACAGAAGTACGACTGACTGGCGTCGATGGCGAGCAGATTGGTATTGTCAGTCTGAATGAGGCTTTAGAAAAAGCTGAGGAAGCAGGCGTTGATTTAGTTGAAATCAGCCCTAACGCCGAGCCGCCCGTTTGCCGTATCATGGATTACGGCAAATTCCTTTACGAAAAAAGCAAATCTTCTAAAGAACAGAAGAAGAAGCAAAAAGTTATCCAGGTTAAGGAAATCAAATTCCGTCCTGGAACCGATGATGGCGACTATCAGGTAAAACTACGCAACCTGGTTCGCTTTCTCGAAGAGGGCGACAAAGCCAAAATCACGCTGCGATTCCGTGGTCGTGAGATGGCGCACCAGCAGATCGGTATGGAAGTGCTTAACCGCGTCCGTAAAGATCTGTGTGAAGACATGGATTTGGCGATTGTCGAATCCTTCCCTTCGAAGATCGAAGGTCGTCAGATGATCATGGTGCTGGCTCCGAAGAAGAAGCAGTAG
- the ghoS gene encoding type V toxin-antitoxin system endoribonuclease antitoxin GhoS, which yields MSTSDITQYVVTFRYQEEGLTDILELNSALTNGGFTTSLSDKEGHPHELGTNSFGITSALDKEHIRQQAEGLGEMVLGEKPEVEVETWEEFLRNSKS from the coding sequence ATGAGTACATCTGATATTACGCAATATGTGGTGACATTTCGCTATCAGGAAGAGGGTCTCACCGATATCCTGGAGCTTAACAGTGCGCTGACCAACGGCGGTTTTACCACCTCTCTGAGTGATAAAGAGGGACACCCGCATGAGCTGGGAACTAACAGCTTTGGCATCACCAGTGCGCTGGATAAAGAGCATATTCGGCAACAGGCCGAAGGTCTGGGGGAGATGGTTCTTGGTGAGAAGCCTGAGGTTGAAGTGGAGACGTGGGAGGAGTTTCTCCGCAACAGCAAAAGCTAA
- the hxpB gene encoding hexitol phosphatase HxpB produces MSYSRPVLAAIFDMDGLLIDSEPLWDQAEMDVFSTLNIDLTRRSELPDTLGLRIDQVVRMWHETLPWNGPSQEEVTQRIITRAMTLVEERRPLLPGVEQALKLCRAEGLKIGLASASPLHMLERVLELFELRSYFDVLASAEALPYSKPHPQVYLDAAARLGVDPLNCVTLEDSLNGMIATKAARMRSIVIPAKEYADDPRWSLANVKLGSLTELTSAALHG; encoded by the coding sequence ATGTCTTATTCCCGCCCAGTGCTTGCCGCTATTTTTGATATGGATGGTCTGCTGATAGATTCTGAACCTCTGTGGGATCAGGCAGAGATGGATGTGTTCTCAACGTTAAATATCGACCTTACCCGACGGAGCGAATTGCCGGATACTCTGGGTCTGCGCATCGATCAGGTAGTGCGGATGTGGCATGAAACGTTGCCCTGGAACGGCCCTTCGCAGGAGGAGGTCACCCAGCGCATCATTACCCGCGCTATGACGCTGGTAGAGGAGCGTCGTCCGCTGCTGCCGGGCGTGGAGCAGGCGCTGAAACTTTGCCGTGCGGAAGGATTAAAAATCGGGCTGGCCTCTGCCTCTCCTTTGCACATGCTCGAGCGCGTACTTGAGCTGTTTGAGCTGCGCAGCTATTTTGATGTGCTCGCCTCCGCCGAGGCGTTGCCTTACAGCAAACCGCACCCGCAGGTCTATCTTGATGCCGCAGCACGTCTTGGCGTTGATCCGCTTAACTGCGTGACGCTGGAAGATTCCCTTAACGGTATGATTGCCACCAAAGCCGCGCGGATGCGCTCAATCGTGATCCCCGCGAAGGAGTATGCTGATGACCCTCGCTGGTCACTGGCTAATGTAAAGCTGGGATCGCTGACAGAACTGACCTCTGCAGCTCTGCATGGATAA
- a CDS encoding fructosamine kinase family protein translates to MWSAISRLLSEQFGDAEIDQRIELPGGDVHPTWHIRYGSHEVFVKCNSREMLHLFAWEADQLQLLARTRTVRVPAVYGVGSDREVSFLLLEYIPLQPLNEVSARELGQQLAQLHQWSEQAQFGLDYDNNLTTSPQPNSWLKRWSVFFAEQRIGWQLQLAAEKGIQYGDSELIIHCAQRTLSSHHPQPSLLHGDLWPANCGGSSNGPWMFDPACYWGDRECDLAMLGWYEDLPLEILEGYESVWPLPQDYLLRQPVYQLYYLLNRANVFGGYWLGEAQQAVGALLDADELHARPA, encoded by the coding sequence ATGTGGTCAGCCATTAGTCGTCTGTTGAGTGAGCAGTTTGGCGATGCTGAAATCGACCAGCGTATTGAGCTTCCCGGCGGCGATGTCCATCCTACGTGGCATATTCGCTATGGCTCCCATGAGGTGTTTGTAAAATGTAACAGCCGGGAGATGCTGCATCTCTTTGCCTGGGAAGCGGACCAGCTCCAGCTCCTTGCCCGGACCAGAACCGTGCGCGTACCGGCTGTTTATGGCGTGGGGAGCGATCGCGAGGTAAGCTTTCTGCTGCTTGAATACATCCCTTTGCAGCCGCTAAATGAAGTCAGCGCCCGGGAGCTGGGCCAGCAGCTTGCGCAGCTTCATCAGTGGAGCGAACAGGCGCAGTTTGGCCTGGACTACGATAATAATCTCACGACCTCACCGCAACCCAACAGCTGGCTGAAGCGCTGGTCAGTTTTTTTTGCCGAACAGCGTATCGGCTGGCAGCTGCAGCTGGCCGCTGAAAAAGGGATTCAGTATGGCGACAGTGAATTAATTATCCATTGCGCCCAGAGAACGCTGAGCAGCCATCATCCTCAACCTTCTCTGCTCCACGGCGACCTCTGGCCGGCAAACTGTGGTGGCAGCAGCAACGGCCCGTGGATGTTTGATCCCGCCTGCTACTGGGGGGACAGAGAGTGCGATTTAGCGATGCTGGGCTGGTATGAGGATCTGCCTCTGGAGATCCTTGAGGGCTATGAGTCCGTCTGGCCTTTGCCGCAGGATTACCTGCTGCGCCAGCCAGTCTATCAACTCTACTATTTACTCAACCGGGCCAACGTCTTTGGCGGCTACTGGCTTGGTGAGGCACAGCAGGCTGTGGGTGCGCTGCTCGATGCGGATGAACTGCATGCCCGTCCGGCCTGA
- a CDS encoding ABC transporter substrate-binding protein, whose amino-acid sequence MPLKPKFAVLATLLALSSSALATTYPVTLTDSDGKQITLQQEPQRVVLQDGRDILTLALLDRDDPFHRLVAWNNLLKKSDAPTWALMEKKWPEAKKILDMGFSDKGEVNLESVVAEHPDLMIAQLRSKPSLVQGGVLDKMKQLGIPVLFIDTFEHPVEDTPKSITALGVALNREPEAKEYTDFYQQHYQAIVTKTREVKPQPQVFIEAKAGLGGLESCCFTHAHVGWGAMVEAVGAKNIGSGLLPGATGDISLEKVIAMKPDVYIVSGSQWASKTNAAVPFGYNVTQEQVDKAFNNMKQRPGFAEISAIKNDRFYGLYHNFYNHPYNIVGLEYLAKFIYPQQFTQLDPANTWKEIVTRFTKVPLGEGVLGAQAPVK is encoded by the coding sequence GTGCCACTTAAGCCAAAATTCGCCGTTCTTGCCACCTTGCTGGCCCTCTCATCTTCCGCCCTGGCGACAACTTATCCTGTCACGCTTACCGACAGCGATGGCAAGCAGATCACTTTGCAGCAGGAGCCGCAACGGGTGGTATTACAGGATGGCAGGGATATTCTGACGCTGGCTCTGCTGGATCGGGATGACCCCTTTCATCGCCTGGTAGCCTGGAACAATCTGTTGAAAAAAAGCGATGCGCCTACCTGGGCGCTGATGGAAAAGAAGTGGCCTGAAGCGAAAAAAATCCTCGATATGGGCTTCAGTGATAAAGGTGAGGTTAACCTTGAGAGCGTGGTAGCTGAACATCCGGATCTGATGATTGCGCAGCTCCGCTCAAAGCCCTCGCTGGTGCAGGGTGGTGTACTTGATAAAATGAAGCAGCTCGGTATCCCGGTGCTGTTTATTGATACCTTTGAGCACCCGGTAGAGGATACGCCGAAAAGTATCACCGCGCTGGGGGTGGCGTTGAACCGCGAACCGGAAGCCAAAGAGTACACCGATTTTTATCAACAGCATTATCAGGCTATCGTAACTAAAACGCGTGAGGTGAAGCCACAACCTCAGGTGTTTATTGAAGCTAAAGCGGGGTTGGGCGGGCTTGAATCCTGCTGCTTTACGCACGCTCATGTTGGCTGGGGAGCCATGGTTGAAGCGGTAGGGGCGAAGAACATCGGTTCAGGCCTGCTGCCAGGTGCGACGGGTGATATCTCTCTGGAGAAAGTGATCGCCATGAAGCCAGACGTTTATATCGTCTCGGGTTCGCAGTGGGCCAGTAAAACCAATGCAGCCGTCCCTTTTGGTTACAACGTCACGCAGGAGCAGGTAGATAAAGCATTCAACAACATGAAACAACGGCCAGGTTTTGCAGAAATCTCCGCTATCAAAAACGATCGCTTTTACGGCCTTTACCACAACTTCTATAACCATCCTTACAACATTGTAGGGTTGGAATACCTGGCGAAATTTATCTACCCGCAGCAGTTTACACAACTTGACCCCGCTAATACCTGGAAAGAGATTGTCACGCGTTTTACCAAGGTCCCCCTGGGTGAAGGGGTATTAGGCGCGCAGGCACCGGTAAAATAA
- the thrS gene encoding threonine--tRNA ligase, which yields MPVITLPDGSQRSFDHAVSVMDIAQDIGPGLAKACIAGRVNGELVDAVDPITEDANVAIITAKDEAGLEIIRHSSAHLLGHAIKQLWPDTKMAIGPVIDNGFYYDVDIDRTLTQEDIEQLEKRMHQLAETNYDVIKKKVSWQEARDAFAARGETYKMAILDENISHDDHPGLYHHEEYVDMCRGPHVPNMRFCHHFKLQKISGAYWRGDSNNKMLQRIYGTAWADKKQLAAYLQRLEEAGKRDHRKIGKQLDLYHMQEEAPGMVFWHNDGWTIFRELEVFVRSKLTEYDYQEVKGPLMMDRVLWEKTGHWENYKEAMFTTSSENREYCIKPMNCPGHVQIFNQGLKSYRDLPLRMAEFGSCHRNEPSGALHGLMRVRGFTQDDAHIFCTEEQVRAEVNSCIRMVYDMYSTFGFEKIVVKLSTRPVKRIGTDEQWDRAEADLAAALQENDIPFEYQPGEGAFYGPKIEFTLHDCLDRAWQCGTVQLDFSLPGRLSASYIGENNERQVPVMIHRAILGSVERFIGILTEEFAGFFPTWLAPVQVVVMNITDGQSEYVAELTRKLQNAGIRVKADLRNEKIGFKIREHTLRRVPYMLVCGDKEVEAGKVAVRTRRGKDLGSMDVNDVIAKLQDEIRSRNLHQLEE from the coding sequence ATGCCCGTTATTACTCTTCCTGATGGAAGTCAGCGCTCTTTTGATCACGCTGTAAGCGTGATGGATATCGCTCAGGACATCGGTCCTGGCCTGGCGAAAGCCTGTATTGCCGGCCGCGTAAATGGTGAGCTGGTGGATGCGGTCGATCCGATCACCGAAGATGCCAACGTCGCTATCATTACCGCTAAAGATGAAGCTGGTCTTGAGATCATTCGTCACTCCAGCGCTCACCTGCTGGGGCACGCTATCAAGCAGCTGTGGCCAGACACCAAAATGGCGATTGGTCCGGTAATTGACAACGGCTTCTACTATGACGTTGATATTGACCGTACGCTGACTCAGGAAGACATTGAGCAGCTGGAAAAGCGCATGCACCAGCTGGCTGAAACCAATTATGACGTCATCAAGAAGAAAGTAAGCTGGCAGGAAGCGCGTGATGCGTTTGCCGCGCGCGGCGAAACTTACAAGATGGCGATCCTTGATGAAAATATCAGCCATGACGACCATCCTGGCCTCTATCATCACGAAGAGTATGTGGATATGTGCCGCGGGCCGCACGTGCCTAATATGCGCTTCTGCCATCACTTTAAGCTGCAGAAAATTTCTGGTGCTTACTGGCGTGGCGACAGCAACAATAAAATGTTGCAGCGCATCTACGGCACCGCCTGGGCGGATAAAAAACAGCTGGCTGCCTATCTGCAGCGTCTGGAAGAGGCAGGCAAGCGTGACCACCGTAAAATCGGCAAGCAGCTTGACCTCTACCATATGCAGGAAGAGGCGCCAGGCATGGTGTTCTGGCACAACGATGGCTGGACTATCTTCCGCGAACTTGAAGTGTTTGTACGCAGCAAGCTGACTGAATATGACTATCAGGAAGTGAAAGGCCCGCTGATGATGGACCGCGTGCTGTGGGAGAAAACCGGTCACTGGGAAAACTACAAAGAAGCGATGTTCACAACCTCTTCGGAGAACCGTGAGTATTGCATCAAGCCCATGAACTGCCCCGGCCACGTGCAAATTTTCAATCAGGGTCTAAAATCATACCGCGACCTGCCGCTGCGTATGGCGGAGTTTGGTAGCTGCCACCGTAACGAGCCATCTGGTGCGCTGCACGGCCTGATGCGCGTTCGTGGCTTTACCCAGGATGATGCCCATATCTTCTGTACTGAAGAGCAGGTGCGCGCCGAGGTAAACAGCTGTATCCGTATGGTGTATGATATGTACAGCACGTTTGGCTTCGAAAAAATCGTGGTCAAGCTTTCCACCCGTCCGGTAAAACGTATTGGCACCGACGAGCAGTGGGATCGTGCGGAAGCCGATCTGGCGGCCGCGCTGCAAGAGAACGATATTCCGTTCGAATATCAGCCGGGCGAGGGCGCCTTCTACGGCCCGAAAATTGAATTTACGCTGCATGACTGCCTGGATCGTGCATGGCAGTGTGGCACCGTTCAGCTCGACTTCTCTCTGCCGGGCCGTCTGAGTGCCTCTTATATCGGCGAGAATAATGAGCGTCAGGTGCCGGTGATGATCCACCGTGCTATTCTGGGTTCAGTGGAGCGCTTTATCGGTATTCTTACCGAAGAGTTTGCCGGGTTCTTCCCAACCTGGCTTGCTCCAGTACAAGTTGTGGTGATGAATATCACCGATGGCCAGTCCGAATATGTTGCAGAATTGACCCGAAAATTGCAGAATGCGGGCATTCGTGTAAAAGCGGACTTGAGAAACGAGAAGATTGGCTTTAAAATCCGCGAGCACACTTTACGTCGTGTGCCCTATATGTTGGTCTGTGGTGATAAAGAGGTGGAAGCAGGCAAAGTTGCCGTTCGCACCCGCCGTGGTAAAGACCTGGGTAGCATGGACGTAAACGACGTGATCGCGAAGCTGCAGGATGAAATTCGCAGTCGCAATCTTCATCAATTGGAGGAATAA
- the pheS gene encoding phenylalanine--tRNA ligase subunit alpha yields MSHLAELVANAKAAIADAHDVAALDTVRVEYLGKKGHLTLQMTTLRELPAEDRPAAGAVINEAKQQVQEALNARKESLESAALNARLAEETIDVSLPGRRIENGGLHPVTRTIDRIETFFGELGFAVATGPEIEDDYHNFDALNIPGHHPARADHDTFWFDATRLLRTQTSGVQIRTMKNQQPPIRIIAPGRVYRNDYDQTHTPMFHQMEGLIVDKNISFTNLKGTLHDFLNNFFEEDLQVRFRPSYFPFTEPSAEVDVMGKNGKWLEVLGCGMVHPNVLRNVGIDPEVYSGFAFGMGMERLTMLRYGVTDLRAFFENDLRFLKQFK; encoded by the coding sequence ATGTCACATCTCGCAGAACTGGTGGCGAACGCGAAAGCGGCCATTGCTGATGCCCACGATGTTGCCGCGTTAGACACGGTACGCGTTGAATATCTCGGGAAAAAAGGACATCTGACACTGCAGATGACGACGCTGCGCGAGCTGCCAGCGGAAGATCGTCCGGCAGCAGGTGCGGTGATTAACGAAGCGAAACAGCAGGTTCAGGAAGCGCTGAACGCCCGCAAAGAGTCGCTGGAATCCGCTGCACTGAATGCCCGCCTGGCAGAAGAGACCATTGATGTCTCGCTGCCTGGCCGCCGCATTGAGAACGGCGGCCTGCATCCCGTTACTCGGACGATTGACCGTATCGAGACCTTCTTTGGCGAACTGGGTTTTGCGGTAGCAACCGGCCCGGAAATTGAAGATGATTACCATAACTTTGATGCACTGAACATTCCGGGACATCACCCCGCGCGTGCCGACCACGACACCTTCTGGTTCGATGCTACCCGCTTGCTGCGCACCCAGACTTCTGGCGTGCAGATCCGCACCATGAAGAATCAGCAGCCGCCCATTCGCATCATCGCGCCAGGCCGCGTTTACCGTAATGACTACGATCAGACCCACACGCCAATGTTCCACCAGATGGAAGGGCTGATCGTCGATAAAAATATCAGCTTCACCAATCTGAAAGGTACGCTGCACGACTTCCTGAATAACTTCTTCGAGGAAGATCTGCAGGTCCGTTTCCGTCCTTCCTATTTCCCGTTCACCGAGCCTTCTGCGGAAGTGGATGTAATGGGCAAAAATGGCAAGTGGCTGGAAGTGCTGGGCTGCGGCATGGTTCACCCTAATGTTCTGCGTAACGTCGGTATCGATCCGGAAGTCTACTCAGGCTTCGCCTTTGGCATGGGAATGGAGCGACTGACCATGCTGCGCTATGGCGTGACCGATTTACGCGCCTTCTTCGAAAATGATTTACGTTTCCTCAAACAGTTTAAATAA
- a CDS encoding metal-dependent hydrolase: MTAEGHVIFAIASAIFAKRAELTPELASGDWWHVVPATLLTCLLPDIDHPQSTLGQRFRWISQPVARLFGHRGFTHSLLAVAGGVALFHLKVPKEWVIPADVFQGLVLGYLSHIAADMLTPAGVPLLWPCRWRFRLPLLRSQKGNQLERALCLALVGFALWFPSGALPFGASGWTAAVVNSVQTSMNRLINIQNAH, translated from the coding sequence ATGACGGCCGAAGGCCACGTAATATTTGCCATCGCCAGCGCCATTTTTGCCAAACGTGCCGAGCTGACACCAGAACTGGCCAGCGGCGACTGGTGGCATGTTGTGCCGGCCACGCTGCTAACCTGCCTGTTACCGGATATCGATCATCCCCAATCCACGCTGGGTCAGCGCTTTCGCTGGATCTCGCAACCTGTCGCCCGCCTGTTTGGTCACCGGGGGTTTACCCACAGTCTGCTGGCAGTAGCGGGCGGGGTGGCGCTGTTTCATCTGAAGGTGCCGAAAGAGTGGGTGATCCCGGCAGATGTGTTCCAGGGGCTGGTACTCGGCTATCTGAGCCATATCGCTGCCGATATGCTGACGCCCGCTGGCGTTCCCCTGCTCTGGCCCTGCCGCTGGCGTTTCCGCCTGCCGCTGCTCAGGAGCCAGAAAGGCAATCAGCTGGAGCGAGCTTTATGTCTGGCTTTAGTGGGCTTTGCGCTGTGGTTTCCTTCCGGTGCGCTCCCCTTTGGTGCGTCTGGCTGGACGGCTGCAGTCGTTAATTCTGTACAAACCAGCATGAATCGCCTGATAAACATTCAAAACGCGCATTAA
- a CDS encoding YniB family protein, with product MTYQQAGRVAILKRVAGWIIFIPALISTLISLMTFLEKSREKREGINAVMQDFSHVMIDMIRFNTRFLDMFWNNSPQPDFNHGSNVTFWIIYILIFVGLALQASGARMWRQSRHLREGIEDQLILENAKGPEGRSRQQLEEKIVVPRHTIFLQFFPLYVLPILIAVAGYFVLKLLGFIW from the coding sequence ATGACTTATCAACAAGCTGGCCGGGTCGCCATCCTCAAGCGAGTCGCTGGCTGGATTATTTTTATTCCGGCGCTGATTTCCACACTGATATCACTAATGACCTTTCTGGAAAAGAGCCGTGAAAAGCGCGAGGGGATCAATGCGGTTATGCAGGATTTCTCGCATGTGATGATCGATATGATCCGCTTCAATACCCGCTTTCTGGATATGTTCTGGAATAATTCACCGCAGCCAGATTTCAACCACGGCAGCAACGTTACCTTCTGGATTATCTACATACTGATTTTCGTCGGGCTGGCTCTGCAGGCTTCAGGGGCAAGAATGTGGCGGCAGTCGCGCCATCTGCGTGAGGGAATTGAAGATCAGCTGATTCTGGAGAATGCCAAAGGGCCGGAAGGGCGCTCGCGCCAGCAGCTGGAAGAGAAAATTGTTGTGCCGCGCCACACCATCTTCCTGCAATTTTTCCCGCTCTATGTGTTACCCATTCTGATTGCGGTTGCGGGCTATTTTGTTCTTAAGCTGCTGGGCTTTATCTGGTAA
- the rplT gene encoding 50S ribosomal protein L20, with protein sequence MARVKRGVVARARHKKILKQAKGYYGARSRVYRVAFQAVIKAGQYAYRDRRQRKRQFRQLWIARINAAARTNGISYSRFINGLKKASIEIDRKILADIAVFDKVTFTALVEKAKSALA encoded by the coding sequence ATGGCTCGTGTAAAACGTGGTGTAGTTGCTCGCGCACGTCACAAAAAAATCTTAAAACAAGCTAAAGGCTATTACGGTGCACGTTCACGTGTTTACCGCGTTGCCTTCCAGGCTGTTATCAAAGCTGGTCAGTATGCTTACCGTGACCGTCGTCAGCGTAAGCGTCAGTTCCGTCAGCTGTGGATCGCGCGTATCAACGCAGCGGCACGCACTAACGGTATCTCTTACAGCCGTTTCATCAATGGCCTGAAAAAGGCGTCTATTGAGATCGACCGTAAGATTCTGGCTGACATCGCCGTATTCGACAAAGTGACCTTCACGGCACTGGTTGAAAAAGCGAAATCAGCTCTGGCGTAA
- a CDS encoding DUF481 domain-containing protein — translation MNAFNKLSVVLLLSGSALCQQALADNNVFTVMDDPSTAKKDFEGNAAAGYLAQTGNTTSSSLTANTNMTWYQPNTAYSLWGNASNTSSNDERSSETYQVGGRTRYNLNSFDYLFGQASWLSDRFNGYDGRTFFAAGYGRQLLNGPVHSLRVEAGPGVRYDDYHDGGHDTTALAYGALSYQWQLTDTTKFIQGVSVLGSDDTTVNSETGLQVAINDHFSLKLAYNVTWNQNPPESAPDKTDTKTTIMLSYAM, via the coding sequence ATGAACGCGTTTAACAAGCTCTCTGTAGTTCTTTTGCTCTCCGGGAGCGCGCTGTGCCAGCAAGCTCTGGCGGACAATAACGTCTTTACGGTCATGGATGACCCTTCCACGGCAAAGAAGGATTTTGAAGGAAATGCCGCCGCTGGTTATCTGGCGCAGACTGGTAACACCACCAGTTCTTCATTAACCGCTAATACCAATATGACCTGGTATCAGCCGAACACTGCTTACAGCTTGTGGGGTAATGCCAGCAACACCTCCTCCAACGATGAACGCTCCTCTGAAACCTATCAGGTGGGTGGCCGTACGCGTTATAACCTGAACAGCTTTGACTATCTGTTTGGTCAGGCAAGCTGGTTGAGCGATCGCTTCAATGGTTACGATGGTCGTACCTTCTTCGCCGCCGGTTACGGTCGCCAGCTGTTGAACGGCCCGGTTCACTCACTGCGTGTGGAAGCGGGTCCTGGCGTACGTTACGATGACTACCATGACGGCGGACACGACACCACAGCGCTGGCTTATGGCGCGCTGAGCTATCAGTGGCAGCTGACCGACACCACTAAATTTATTCAGGGTGTCTCCGTGCTGGGTAGCGACGACACAACAGTCAACTCTGAAACCGGTCTGCAGGTAGCGATCAACGATCACTTCTCGCTGAAGTTAGCTTACAACGTGACCTGGAACCAGAATCCGCCAGAGTCTGCGCCGGATAAAACCGACACCAAAACCACGATTATGCTCTCTTACGCTATGTAA
- the pheM gene encoding pheST operon leader peptide PheM — protein sequence MSSAIFRFFFYFST from the coding sequence ATGAGTTCGGCAATTTTCCGTTTCTTTTTTTACTTTAGCACCTGA
- the rpmI gene encoding 50S ribosomal protein L35 has translation MPKIKTVRGAAKRFKKTASGGFKRKHANLRHILTKKSTKRKRHLRPKGMVSKGDLGLVIACLPYA, from the coding sequence ATGCCAAAGATTAAAACTGTACGTGGCGCGGCTAAGCGCTTCAAGAAGACTGCCTCTGGCGGCTTCAAGCGTAAACACGCAAACCTGCGTCATATTCTGACCAAAAAATCTACTAAGCGTAAACGTCACCTGCGCCCTAAAGGCATGGTTTCTAAAGGCGATCTGGGTCTGGTTATTGCTTGCCTGCCGTACGCATAA